A window from Telopea speciosissima isolate NSW1024214 ecotype Mountain lineage chromosome 8, Tspe_v1, whole genome shotgun sequence encodes these proteins:
- the LOC122671193 gene encoding vacuolar-sorting receptor 1-like isoform X1, whose translation MREKLGFFIWVLFLLGSCFGKFVVEKNSLRVTSPESLKGVYECAIGNFGVPQYGGTMVGIVVYPKMNQKACKSFDGESFKSKPGGLPTFLLADRGDCYFTLKAWNAQNAGAAAILVTDDKIEPLITMDTPEEEDSKADYLQNINIPSALISKTLGDSIKKAISSGEMININLDWREALPHPDDRVEYEFWTNSNDECGPKCDSQIEFVKNFKGAAQILEKGGYTQFTPHYITWYCPEAFSLSKQCKSQCINHGRYCAPDPEQDFSRGYDGKDVVVQNLRQVCLFKVANESGRPWLWWDYVTDFSIRCPMKDKKYTKECADEVIKSLGLDLHKIDKCIGDPVADEENPVLKAEQDAQIGTGSRGDVTILPTLVINSRQYRGKLDKGAVLKAICAGFQETTEPAVCLSDGIETNECLVNNGGCWQDKAANITACKDTFRGRVCECPVVQGVKFVGNGYTHCEASGALRCGINNGGCWKKTQDGKTFSACSEEHSKGCKCPPGFKGDGVNTCEDVDECKEKLACQCPECKCKNTYGSYECSCSGNTLYMREHDTCISKEGKASSSWNVFWVIFLGLAAAAVGGYAVYKYRIRRYMDSEIRAIMAQYMPLDNQGETPNHVPHADI comes from the exons ATGAgggaaaaactagggtttttcaTTTGGGTTTTGTTTCTCTTGGGCTCTTGTTTCGGTAAATTTGTAGTGGAGAAAAACAGCTTACGGGTGACTTCGCCGGAATCGTTGAAAGGTGTCTATGAATGTGCGATTGGAAACTTTGGTGTTCCGCAGTATGGCGGAACCATGGTTGGGATTGTGGTTTATCCGAAAATGAATCAAAAAGCATGCAAGAGCTTCGATGGGGAGTCTTTCAAATCGAAGCCAGGAGGCCTTCCAACCTTCCTTCTCGCTGATAGAGGAG ATTGTTACTTCACGTTGAAAGCATGGAATGCACAGAATGCTGGGGCAGCTGCAATTCTTGTCACAGATGACAAGATAGAACCTTTGATCACCATGGACACCCCAGAAGAAGAGGATTCGAAAGCTGATTATCTGCAGAACATCAACATTCCCTCTGCACTTATTAGCAAGACATTGGGGGACAGCATCAAGAAAGCTATATCATCTGGGGAAATGATTAACATAAACTTGGATTGGAGGGAGGCACTGCCTCACCCAGATGATCGGGTTGAATATGAATTCTGGACAAATAGCAATGACGAATGTGGGCCTAAGTGTGACAGCCAAATTGAGTTTGTAAAGAACTTCAAAGGAGCAGCTCAGATTCTTGAGAAGGGAGGTTACACTCAGTTTACTCCACACTACATCACTTGGTATTGCCCAGAAGCTTTTAGTTTGAGCAAGCAGTGCAAGTCTCAGTGCATCAACCATGGGAGGTACTGTGCCCCAGATCCTGAACAAGACTTCAGTAGAGGTTATGATGGAAAAGATGTCGTTGTTCAGAATTTGCGCCAGGTTTGTTTGTTTAAGGTTGCGAATGAAAGCGGCAGACCATGGCTTTGGTGGGATTATGTGACTGACTTTTCAATTCGGTGCCCAATGAAAGACAAGAAGTATACCAAGGAGTGTGCAGATGAAGTCATCAAATCTCTTG GTCTTGATCTCCACAAAATAGACAAATGTATCGGAGACCCTGTGGCAGATGAAGAGAATCCTGTGCTTAAAGCTGAACAGGATGCACAG ATTGGCACAGGCTCTCGAGGAGATGTGACTATATTGCCAACTCTTGTAATCAACAGCAGACAATATAGAG GGAAGTTGGACAAAGGAGCAGTTCTTAAAGCCATCTGTGCTGGTTTCCAGGAGACCACCGAGCCAGCTGTTTGTTTAAGTGATG GAATAGAAACAAATGAATGCTTGGTAAATAATGGTGGATGCTGGCAGGATAAGGCTGCTAACATTACTGCTTGCAAG GATACTTTTCGAGGAAGAGTCTGTGAATGCCCTGTTGTGCAAGGCGTAAAGTTTGTTGGCAATGGTTATACCCATTGTGAAG CTTCAGGAGCATTACGCTGTGGAATCAACAATGGTGGATGCTGGAAGAAAACGCAAGATGGCAAGACCTTCTCTGCCTGCTCA GAAGAACATTCGAAGGGTTGCAAGTGTCCACCAGGATTCAAGGGTGATGGAGTTAATACATGTGAAG ATGTCGATGAGTGCAAGGAGAAGCTTGCCTGCCAATGCCCCGAGTGCAAATGCAAGAACACATATGGCAGTTATGAGTGCAGCTGCAGTGGCAATACATTGTATATGCGAGAACATGATACATGTATAA GTAAAGAGGGCAAGGCATCAAGCAGCTGGAATGTTTTCTGGGTCATCTTCCTTGGtttggctgctgctgctgttggaGGGTATGCTGTGTACAAGTACAGAATCCGG AGGTATATGGATTCGGAGATCCGGGCCATCATGGCTCAATACATGCCATTGGATAATCAGGGAGAGACCCCTAACCACGTTCCCCATGCGGACATTTGA
- the LOC122671193 gene encoding vacuolar-sorting receptor 1-like isoform X2 encodes MREKLGFFIWVLFLLGSCFGKFVVEKNSLRVTSPESLKGVYECAIGNFGVPQYGGTMVGIVVYPKMNQKACKSFDGESFKSKPGGLPTFLLADRGDCYFTLKAWNAQNAGAAAILVTDDKIEPLITMDTPEEEDSKADYLQNINIPSALISKTLGDSIKKAISSGEMININLDWREALPHPDDRVEYEFWTNSNDECGPKCDSQIEFVKNFKGAAQILEKGGYTQFTPHYITWYCPEAFSLSKQCKSQCINHGRYCAPDPEQDFSRGYDGKDVVVQNLRQVCLFKVANESGRPWLWWDYVTDFSIRCPMKDKKYTKECADEVIKSLGLDLHKIDKCIGDPVADEENPVLKAEQDAQIGTGSRGDVTILPTLVINSRQYRGKLDKGAVLKAICAGFQETTEPAVCLSDGIETNECLVNNGGCWQDKAANITACKDTFRGRVCECPVVQGVKFVGNGYTHCEASGALRCGINNGGCWKKTQDGKTFSACSVSGRTFEGLQVSTRIQG; translated from the exons ATGAgggaaaaactagggtttttcaTTTGGGTTTTGTTTCTCTTGGGCTCTTGTTTCGGTAAATTTGTAGTGGAGAAAAACAGCTTACGGGTGACTTCGCCGGAATCGTTGAAAGGTGTCTATGAATGTGCGATTGGAAACTTTGGTGTTCCGCAGTATGGCGGAACCATGGTTGGGATTGTGGTTTATCCGAAAATGAATCAAAAAGCATGCAAGAGCTTCGATGGGGAGTCTTTCAAATCGAAGCCAGGAGGCCTTCCAACCTTCCTTCTCGCTGATAGAGGAG ATTGTTACTTCACGTTGAAAGCATGGAATGCACAGAATGCTGGGGCAGCTGCAATTCTTGTCACAGATGACAAGATAGAACCTTTGATCACCATGGACACCCCAGAAGAAGAGGATTCGAAAGCTGATTATCTGCAGAACATCAACATTCCCTCTGCACTTATTAGCAAGACATTGGGGGACAGCATCAAGAAAGCTATATCATCTGGGGAAATGATTAACATAAACTTGGATTGGAGGGAGGCACTGCCTCACCCAGATGATCGGGTTGAATATGAATTCTGGACAAATAGCAATGACGAATGTGGGCCTAAGTGTGACAGCCAAATTGAGTTTGTAAAGAACTTCAAAGGAGCAGCTCAGATTCTTGAGAAGGGAGGTTACACTCAGTTTACTCCACACTACATCACTTGGTATTGCCCAGAAGCTTTTAGTTTGAGCAAGCAGTGCAAGTCTCAGTGCATCAACCATGGGAGGTACTGTGCCCCAGATCCTGAACAAGACTTCAGTAGAGGTTATGATGGAAAAGATGTCGTTGTTCAGAATTTGCGCCAGGTTTGTTTGTTTAAGGTTGCGAATGAAAGCGGCAGACCATGGCTTTGGTGGGATTATGTGACTGACTTTTCAATTCGGTGCCCAATGAAAGACAAGAAGTATACCAAGGAGTGTGCAGATGAAGTCATCAAATCTCTTG GTCTTGATCTCCACAAAATAGACAAATGTATCGGAGACCCTGTGGCAGATGAAGAGAATCCTGTGCTTAAAGCTGAACAGGATGCACAG ATTGGCACAGGCTCTCGAGGAGATGTGACTATATTGCCAACTCTTGTAATCAACAGCAGACAATATAGAG GGAAGTTGGACAAAGGAGCAGTTCTTAAAGCCATCTGTGCTGGTTTCCAGGAGACCACCGAGCCAGCTGTTTGTTTAAGTGATG GAATAGAAACAAATGAATGCTTGGTAAATAATGGTGGATGCTGGCAGGATAAGGCTGCTAACATTACTGCTTGCAAG GATACTTTTCGAGGAAGAGTCTGTGAATGCCCTGTTGTGCAAGGCGTAAAGTTTGTTGGCAATGGTTATACCCATTGTGAAG CTTCAGGAGCATTACGCTGTGGAATCAACAATGGTGGATGCTGGAAGAAAACGCAAGATGGCAAGACCTTCTCTGCCTGCTCAGTAAGTG GAAGAACATTCGAAGGGTTGCAAGTGTCCACCAGGATTCAAGGGTGA